From Leptospira stimsonii, a single genomic window includes:
- a CDS encoding LIMLP_19325 family protein: MNVKAVEINESDLDEHERILGIKLSQLEREAILKYSGYRTALRFVSSRNIFLKTPVDFGSIIPEKE; this comes from the coding sequence ATGAACGTAAAAGCAGTCGAAATAAACGAGAGCGACTTAGATGAACACGAAAGAATATTAGGAATTAAACTAAGTCAATTAGAACGCGAAGCGATTTTGAAATATTCAGGATACCGAACGGCTCTACGATTTGTTAGTAGTCGAAATATTTTTTTGAAAACTCCTGTCGATTTCGGATCCATTATCCCCGAAAAAGAGTAA
- a CDS encoding RHS repeat-associated core domain-containing protein yields the protein MKSRGLRIFTLSFVILFVLNFSVVRTVRNFFSSMAAAVTTGIPQKLPVIEANHDGSASTSIPIDVPQGTKGVIPSLALSYNSRGGNGVLGVGWDLSGIHTISRNPSYGISYNGTDSYSSSLAGELIDVSGNRSAFHSRKESWILFVPQGTCGDGPCSWVATDKDGKKFTFGGTPDSRIGAIGRTAGSIREWALSREEDSFGNGYNVTYTPMDNTNGDYYPSTISYNDRQIQFSYENRNDKFPSYSQGSIVKTQKRLDTIEIFISGSSFRKYDLDYTTGPVTGRSILQSLKRSGSNNFGVENYDDLTFSYSDHAGQFSIVGVGTANRSNTGTMAVFVPDFLLDIANVFFNQELPYHPSFLDSNVDLAMQFIVKMPVPDRNACNAGLASCLCAIIPMCTGGNPAFFNYVATNCAAFQGWGGVNGCLNGIDTALVAWVSMDVNGDGISDFATLNGDQNNGSIHLSGNIIQNNGSSFPFADSASLPIFYNTFYQAVDLNGDSKTDFAYEYNGSLWVIYSNGTSFSSPTQFGNVNMDGAVRNMTIFSPYEYQYQYSPQNPTPVTNDRALKDYFADLNGDNLVDFIHYSGGSFQVYINRKTFFDNPISIGGFSDSFINAMIDMTGDGKADHVQLVQSFDNSVLIGLSGQRDALNNQMNILQQQNQRAQDVVDLIASGNAASINPTEFQYLIDYFNIHCGLGCILTVVALQGSSGGTTLTPANAASLTNDLQNIVANEIGPLAQQSQTISTQIGTILAAGTGGNATYSIQIRSFNTSNGTSQVRSYPISGPVDPFKSTLTDANGDGNLDLVTFSGTQAVVSLFTGNGFTSPIYSSLNSGDPTKLIQFNFGEVNGDGFPDLVLMNLGNHQYETYLSKGDGSFVLNSTYSFGSFSFNEFNDAAGIKRSDSYQIWISDMNNDGISDLSVAYISADKTVGQVSYRYNAARNSGEDMLQVVSNNSGGQRSLVQYGLASLHAGAVVSGSGNYPNVPNTSPSYLAVQTTQELSAGIIKRTNYQYSNDRMFLGTRGIGRSLGFASVKETDVDTGFYSITDYIQNDYRLAGVPQGSRSYNASNNLLSSSNNSSFSFPNPFGTEIAVAGSVNSSFYQNGSLVTTSSKAITYDSFGFATSETDSLGSHTVTNTTQYSHDTAAWRIGRVLRSRKNVDGTWVSDSQLSYSGDKVLTQTQFPSSASPLTSTFGYDSFGNVTSVTDPSGGVSTIVYDSSFNLFPVTKTNAVGHSSTCVYDPELGLELTKTDPNGATTSMSYDAYGRILSITYPGNASPNEMYSYTNTGLFDLNNLANNESVTKNVIDSVSGNTSTTQTFEDPMGKTIRSISNTSLSGVNQIQDSVYDYAQGKLIQQSNSYLSIQTPQQTRYQYNDPDGNLTTILEPSANGTIQTNVTNSGFTETKTTLYPDGLTSTVSETKNELGQIVSRTNQGRTTQYSYSPFGGIASVTDPGGLTTTFGYDSLGRKVSTQDPNSGTITLTYDSNWRIASQTDARGKAISFTYDGLGRILTQSTNGPEAPVQFVYDDGSVPFSKGRVTQVTDGTGKTEFTYSQKGEVIQKKKYIDDIIAIFKTDYDSLSRPLTQTFPDGTKTHNLYSINGTVSNITIDSADGTSVGHSVVSYQGPYLDTNGNPSIKRVTGNGVTMEIAYEPIERKPIAIVTKKPDGSVIGNTEYTYDGKRNITKIDDKLNPGRTQTFTLDNLDRVTSATGKYGTQNYSYSANGNLLQKGNFTHSYGDGNHANAVTAATSASTGTMNYTYDASGNMVSRNGDVLRYDSFGKLIEITPNGVTSSINYNYDYSGNRIKTVSDAALTTTYSFGDSYEIVRASGLPEKHTIYVKGIEGEIVAQWTREDATLQLTDSSLEKENQVATSIVGTLAKPFCKDVEIDCGDYWKSRIGKQVYSFLGYSSYFQEGVPTKLYNAIYFLILLGILYLAYPYFLRGNALLQEMSWKGAGTPALILAMFVITSLPGCGILPGGNGSGDPPWVLALGANVNPSVPSIQNGNSGSSGGGINGGAPVNGMFFYHPDHLGSVTMITDGYGNPASGPEPGVSYVSYEPYGSINRNDSYGPDIFRYKYTGQIEDKESGLYFYKARYYEPTLGRFLQADSQVMPDSPNGMNRYMYVDGNPAKLRDPSGHVGLPGLIHMFNRIVGHAMGKDFGQHGINKVGHGISNGVNGAISKSSRWVAGRTSVRSWVRPIVKHQINERYGNKAFIDSKIQGAIFLKIQIEVSKSKGLKVDEDKEWQNFFQDLASDYVSNYVEGAVISHFALGKVTNAMNSALGDASAVAIVVNPYVGALSYAYVVGKRFYRLYKLQKKAEELQGE from the coding sequence ATGAAATCACGCGGACTTCGCATTTTTACTTTAAGCTTTGTTATACTTTTTGTTCTTAATTTTTCAGTAGTTCGAACAGTTCGAAATTTTTTTAGCTCGATGGCCGCAGCTGTCACGACCGGTATCCCTCAAAAGCTTCCAGTCATTGAAGCGAATCACGACGGTTCTGCTTCAACTTCGATTCCGATTGATGTTCCGCAAGGAACGAAAGGTGTGATTCCGTCTCTCGCTCTTTCTTACAACTCAAGAGGTGGAAATGGAGTTTTAGGGGTTGGATGGGATCTATCAGGAATTCATACAATTTCAAGGAATCCGTCTTACGGAATTTCGTATAACGGAACCGATTCCTATTCTTCTTCGCTTGCGGGGGAGCTAATCGATGTTAGTGGGAATCGTTCAGCCTTTCATTCTAGGAAAGAGTCCTGGATTTTGTTTGTTCCTCAAGGAACCTGCGGAGACGGGCCTTGTTCTTGGGTTGCGACCGACAAGGATGGAAAAAAGTTCACTTTCGGTGGAACTCCGGATTCAAGAATCGGAGCGATCGGAAGAACGGCTGGTTCAATTCGGGAATGGGCACTGAGTCGGGAAGAGGATTCTTTTGGCAATGGCTACAATGTAACCTATACTCCGATGGACAATACAAATGGGGATTATTATCCTTCTACAATTTCTTACAATGATCGCCAAATTCAATTTTCGTATGAAAATCGAAACGACAAGTTTCCAAGTTACTCACAAGGTTCGATCGTAAAAACGCAAAAGAGACTCGATACAATCGAAATCTTTATTTCCGGAAGCTCATTTCGAAAATACGATTTGGACTATACGACCGGTCCCGTGACTGGGCGTTCTATTTTGCAATCCTTGAAACGGTCCGGAAGTAACAACTTCGGAGTGGAAAATTATGATGATCTTACCTTTTCATATTCCGATCACGCGGGTCAATTTTCGATAGTCGGAGTCGGAACTGCTAATCGCTCGAATACGGGAACAATGGCGGTGTTCGTTCCTGACTTCTTGTTAGATATAGCGAACGTATTTTTCAACCAAGAGCTTCCGTATCATCCTTCATTCTTAGATTCCAACGTGGATCTTGCTATGCAATTCATCGTTAAGATGCCGGTGCCAGATCGGAACGCATGTAACGCGGGCCTTGCTTCTTGTTTGTGTGCAATCATTCCGATGTGTACGGGAGGCAATCCCGCATTCTTTAACTATGTTGCAACCAATTGTGCGGCATTCCAGGGTTGGGGTGGAGTGAATGGTTGTTTGAACGGAATTGATACTGCACTTGTTGCGTGGGTGTCGATGGATGTAAACGGGGACGGTATCAGCGACTTTGCAACGCTAAACGGAGATCAAAATAACGGAAGCATTCATCTTTCTGGGAATATAATTCAAAACAACGGGTCATCCTTTCCATTTGCGGATAGTGCAAGCCTTCCTATCTTTTACAATACATTCTATCAAGCAGTCGATTTAAACGGGGACTCTAAAACCGATTTCGCATACGAATACAACGGAAGTCTTTGGGTCATTTATTCGAATGGTACTTCTTTTTCTTCTCCGACTCAATTTGGGAACGTCAACATGGATGGGGCTGTTCGCAATATGACGATTTTTAGCCCTTACGAATATCAATACCAATACTCGCCTCAGAACCCAACGCCTGTAACAAATGACAGAGCCTTAAAAGATTACTTCGCTGATTTAAACGGCGATAATCTGGTGGATTTTATTCACTACTCCGGAGGCTCTTTTCAAGTCTATATCAACCGCAAAACATTCTTTGATAATCCGATTTCGATCGGAGGCTTTTCTGATTCTTTTATCAATGCGATGATTGATATGACGGGGGATGGGAAAGCAGATCACGTTCAGTTGGTGCAGTCCTTTGACAATTCCGTTTTAATCGGACTGAGTGGACAAAGAGATGCTCTGAACAATCAGATGAATATACTTCAACAACAAAATCAAAGAGCGCAGGATGTGGTTGATTTGATTGCTTCCGGGAATGCGGCTTCTATCAATCCAACTGAGTTTCAGTATTTAATCGATTATTTTAATATTCATTGCGGCTTAGGTTGTATTTTAACCGTTGTGGCCTTACAAGGTTCCAGTGGAGGAACGACTCTGACTCCCGCAAATGCCGCAAGTCTTACGAATGACCTTCAAAACATAGTAGCCAATGAAATTGGTCCCTTAGCTCAACAAAGTCAGACTATATCTACTCAGATCGGAACAATCCTTGCCGCCGGAACTGGTGGAAATGCAACGTATTCAATACAGATAAGATCTTTTAACACGAGCAATGGAACCTCCCAAGTGAGAAGTTACCCGATCAGTGGCCCAGTTGATCCTTTTAAGAGCACGCTTACTGACGCAAATGGAGACGGAAATCTTGACCTGGTTACATTTTCGGGAACACAAGCAGTTGTTTCTCTTTTTACTGGAAACGGTTTTACAAGTCCGATCTATTCTTCCTTAAATTCAGGAGATCCTACTAAGTTAATTCAGTTTAATTTTGGAGAAGTGAATGGAGACGGCTTCCCGGATTTGGTTTTGATGAATTTAGGCAACCACCAGTACGAAACCTATCTTTCCAAAGGAGATGGAAGTTTTGTACTGAATTCTACTTATTCCTTTGGTAGTTTTTCTTTTAATGAATTCAATGACGCCGCTGGAATTAAACGATCGGATTCGTATCAAATCTGGATTTCAGATATGAATAACGATGGGATCTCGGATCTCAGTGTTGCCTACATTTCCGCTGACAAAACAGTTGGACAAGTTTCCTATCGATACAATGCCGCTCGAAATTCCGGTGAAGACATGCTCCAGGTAGTTTCGAATAACTCCGGTGGTCAAAGATCTTTGGTTCAATACGGCCTTGCGAGCTTACATGCAGGTGCCGTGGTTTCCGGTTCCGGAAACTATCCGAATGTTCCGAATACTTCTCCGAGTTATCTCGCAGTTCAAACGACTCAGGAACTTTCAGCTGGGATTATCAAAAGAACCAATTATCAATATTCAAACGATCGTATGTTTCTTGGAACAAGAGGGATTGGGAGAAGTTTAGGTTTTGCTTCGGTGAAAGAAACCGACGTGGATACTGGGTTTTATTCTATAACCGATTATATTCAAAACGACTATCGGCTAGCTGGAGTCCCACAAGGATCGAGAAGTTACAACGCATCCAATAACCTTTTGAGTTCTTCGAACAATTCTTCATTTAGTTTTCCGAATCCGTTTGGAACTGAGATTGCGGTTGCGGGATCGGTAAATTCGAGTTTTTACCAAAATGGATCCTTAGTAACGACTTCTTCGAAAGCAATCACGTATGATTCTTTCGGTTTTGCTACAAGTGAAACCGATTCGTTAGGATCTCACACGGTTACAAACACGACTCAGTATTCTCACGATACTGCGGCCTGGAGAATCGGGAGAGTTTTGAGGAGCCGAAAGAATGTGGATGGAACCTGGGTTTCAGATTCGCAACTGAGTTATTCCGGGGACAAGGTTCTTACTCAAACTCAATTTCCTTCGAGTGCGTCTCCTTTAACTTCAACTTTCGGTTATGATTCTTTTGGGAACGTGACTTCGGTAACGGATCCAAGCGGGGGAGTGAGTACGATAGTGTATGATTCTTCTTTCAATCTGTTTCCAGTAACTAAGACGAATGCTGTTGGACATAGTTCAACTTGTGTCTACGATCCAGAGCTTGGTTTAGAATTAACCAAGACGGATCCGAACGGTGCGACTACTTCCATGTCGTATGACGCGTATGGAAGAATTTTGAGCATTACGTATCCAGGGAACGCTAGCCCGAATGAAATGTATTCATACACGAATACCGGTCTTTTTGATCTAAACAATTTGGCAAACAACGAGTCCGTCACAAAGAACGTGATCGATTCTGTAAGCGGGAACACAAGTACAACCCAGACCTTTGAGGATCCAATGGGAAAAACGATTCGTTCCATTAGCAATACGTCTCTTTCCGGCGTGAATCAAATTCAAGATAGCGTCTATGATTACGCTCAGGGGAAATTGATTCAACAATCGAATTCCTATCTTAGTATCCAGACTCCGCAACAAACAAGATATCAATATAATGACCCCGATGGAAATCTTACCACGATATTAGAACCGAGTGCAAACGGAACGATCCAGACAAACGTTACGAATTCTGGGTTTACGGAAACAAAAACCACTTTGTATCCAGACGGTTTGACTTCTACAGTGAGTGAAACTAAAAACGAGCTCGGTCAAATAGTAAGCCGAACTAACCAAGGAAGAACGACTCAATACTCTTACTCTCCGTTTGGAGGGATTGCAAGCGTTACCGATCCTGGAGGATTGACTACGACCTTCGGATATGATTCCTTGGGAAGAAAAGTTTCGACGCAAGATCCAAATTCAGGGACCATTACACTTACTTATGATTCCAATTGGAGAATCGCAAGTCAAACCGATGCAAGAGGGAAAGCGATCAGTTTTACATATGACGGTTTGGGAAGAATTCTTACCCAAAGCACGAACGGCCCCGAAGCACCCGTTCAGTTTGTATATGACGACGGAAGTGTGCCATTCTCAAAGGGACGCGTAACACAAGTTACCGATGGAACCGGAAAGACTGAATTTACTTATAGCCAGAAAGGGGAAGTTATCCAGAAGAAAAAATACATCGATGATATCATCGCTATCTTCAAAACGGATTACGATTCCCTAAGCAGGCCACTCACTCAAACGTTTCCCGATGGAACCAAGACGCACAATCTTTATTCGATCAACGGAACAGTTTCGAATATAACGATTGATTCTGCCGATGGAACGAGTGTAGGACATTCTGTTGTTAGCTACCAAGGACCATACTTGGATACAAATGGAAATCCATCGATCAAAAGGGTGACTGGAAACGGTGTGACGATGGAAATCGCTTACGAACCGATCGAAAGAAAACCGATCGCGATCGTAACGAAAAAGCCTGACGGGAGCGTGATCGGAAATACGGAATATACTTACGACGGGAAAAGAAACATCACGAAGATCGATGACAAGTTAAATCCCGGAAGAACACAAACTTTCACGTTAGACAACTTAGACCGGGTAACAAGTGCGACCGGAAAATACGGAACACAGAATTACTCTTACTCTGCAAATGGAAACCTACTTCAAAAAGGGAATTTCACACATAGCTACGGAGACGGAAACCACGCAAACGCAGTGACGGCGGCGACAAGTGCAAGCACTGGAACCATGAACTACACTTATGATGCAAGCGGGAATATGGTTTCAAGAAATGGAGACGTTCTTCGCTATGACAGCTTTGGAAAATTGATCGAGATCACACCGAACGGCGTAACTTCTTCAATCAATTACAACTACGATTATTCTGGAAATCGAATTAAGACTGTATCCGATGCGGCTTTGACAACGACGTATTCTTTCGGTGATAGCTATGAGATTGTAAGAGCTTCCGGGCTTCCTGAAAAACATACAATCTATGTAAAAGGAATCGAGGGAGAAATTGTGGCTCAGTGGACAAGAGAAGATGCCACTTTACAACTCACAGACTCAAGCTTAGAAAAAGAAAATCAAGTTGCAACTTCAATCGTGGGAACTCTTGCTAAACCGTTTTGCAAAGATGTAGAGATCGATTGCGGGGATTATTGGAAGAGTCGAATTGGAAAACAAGTTTATTCGTTCTTAGGATATTCTTCTTATTTTCAAGAAGGAGTTCCTACAAAACTCTACAACGCAATTTACTTCCTAATCTTACTTGGCATCCTTTATCTTGCCTATCCTTACTTTCTTAGAGGAAACGCCCTTTTGCAAGAAATGTCTTGGAAAGGAGCGGGAACTCCCGCTTTGATTTTAGCGATGTTTGTGATTACTTCTTTGCCAGGATGCGGGATATTGCCGGGAGGAAATGGATCAGGAGATCCCCCTTGGGTTCTTGCTTTGGGCGCGAATGTGAATCCGAGTGTTCCAAGTATTCAAAACGGAAACTCAGGTTCTTCCGGTGGTGGAATCAATGGAGGAGCTCCGGTTAATGGAATGTTTTTCTATCATCCGGATCATTTAGGCTCAGTGACAATGATTACAGATGGATACGGAAACCCTGCATCGGGACCAGAGCCAGGCGTAAGCTACGTTTCTTACGAACCTTATGGATCAATTAACAGAAATGACTCGTATGGCCCGGATATCTTCCGGTACAAATACACCGGGCAGATTGAGGACAAGGAATCAGGACTCTATTTTTACAAAGCAAGATATTATGAACCGACTTTGGGAAGGTTTTTGCAAGCTGATAGCCAGGTTATGCCTGATTCACCTAACGGAATGAACCGTTATATGTATGTCGATGGCAATCCTGCAAAGCTGCGAGATCCGTCAGGACACGTTGGTCTTCCTGGGTTAATACACATGTTTAACCGGATTGTCGGTCATGCGATGGGGAAGGACTTTGGGCAACATGGAATTAATAAAGTTGGGCATGGAATTTCAAATGGGGTAAATGGTGCGATTTCTAAGTCATCAAGATGGGTTGCAGGAAGAACGTCGGTTAGGAGCTGGGTAAGACCAATCGTTAAGCACCAGATTAACGAGAGATATGGTAATAAAGCCTTTATTGATAGTAAGATTCAAGGTGCTATTTTTTTAAAGATTCAAATTGAGGTAAGTAAATCGAAGGGCTTAAAGGTTGATGAAGATAAAGAGTGGCAAAACTTTTTTCAAGATTTGGCTTCCGATTATGTTTCAAATTATGTTGAAGGAGCGGTCATATCCCATTTTGCATTAGGTAAGGTTACTAATGCGATGAATTCGGCGCTTGGAGATGCATCGGCTGTCGCAATTGTAGTTAATCCGTATGTTGGCGCTCTTTCCTATGCGTATGTGGTAGGCAAACGCTTTTATCGTTTGTATAAATTGCAAAAGAAAGCTGAAGAACTTCAAGGAGAATGA